A genomic segment from Chitinophaga niabensis encodes:
- a CDS encoding exo-beta-N-acetylmuramidase NamZ family protein, producing MRLRFVLLLIAIPFTGLAKDPILTGADQLSAYLPSLKGKKVGMLVNQTSLIGGKSIVDSLLTLGVNIKMIFGPEHGFRANASNGAKVADEIDAKTGIPIISLYGARKKPTKKELDALDIMIFDIQDVGCRFYTNINTLRDIMEACAENGKELIILDRPNPNAYVDGPILDMKYKSGIGQFPIPITHGMTVGEFAQMVNGEGWMAGKIKCKIRVIKVKNYTHDMDYTLPVGPSPNLNTQQSVLLYPSLCLFEGTIISQGRGTQMPFTVLGAPLLKGIYPFTFTPVSIPGKSETPLHQDQACYGLDLRNYNTAAIRKAGKVHIAWMIEMYKAYPDKAKFFDRSQSKQMGNIDFLAGVAKFKEQIIAGKSEEEIRQSWEPGLSAYKKMRKKYLLYP from the coding sequence ATGCGTCTACGTTTTGTGCTATTGCTCATAGCCATTCCTTTTACCGGTTTAGCAAAAGACCCCATTCTTACAGGGGCTGACCAGCTATCTGCTTACCTGCCTTCCCTGAAAGGGAAAAAAGTGGGCATGTTAGTGAACCAGACCTCCCTTATCGGCGGTAAGTCCATCGTAGACAGCCTGCTCACTTTAGGGGTGAACATTAAAATGATCTTTGGCCCGGAGCATGGTTTCCGCGCAAATGCCAGTAACGGCGCAAAGGTGGCGGATGAAATAGATGCCAAAACCGGCATCCCTATTATCTCCTTATATGGCGCACGTAAGAAACCCACTAAAAAAGAACTGGATGCGCTGGACATTATGATCTTTGATATCCAGGACGTAGGCTGCCGTTTCTATACGAATATCAATACCCTCCGGGATATCATGGAAGCCTGCGCGGAGAATGGCAAGGAGCTGATCATCCTGGACAGACCTAACCCCAACGCCTATGTGGATGGGCCAATATTGGATATGAAGTATAAATCCGGCATCGGGCAGTTTCCCATTCCTATCACCCATGGCATGACCGTTGGTGAATTTGCGCAAATGGTGAACGGAGAAGGATGGATGGCCGGAAAAATAAAATGTAAGATCAGGGTCATTAAGGTGAAGAACTATACCCACGATATGGATTATACTTTACCGGTAGGCCCTTCGCCTAACCTGAATACCCAGCAGTCCGTATTACTTTATCCTTCCCTGTGTTTATTTGAAGGTACCATTATCAGCCAGGGACGGGGAACACAAATGCCTTTTACGGTATTGGGGGCACCTTTATTAAAAGGGATCTATCCTTTTACTTTTACCCCGGTGAGCATTCCCGGTAAATCTGAGACGCCGCTGCACCAGGACCAGGCCTGTTATGGATTAGACCTCAGGAATTACAATACCGCAGCTATCCGTAAAGCAGGTAAGGTGCATATTGCCTGGATGATAGAAATGTACAAAGCTTATCCGGATAAGGCAAAGTTCTTCGACAGGTCGCAGAGCAAACAAATGGGGAATATAGATTTCCTGGCAGGCGTTGCAAAATTTAAAGAACAGATCATAGCGGGGAAAAGTGAGGAAGAAATTCGCCAAAGTTGGGAACCGGGATTGAGCGCATATAAGAAGATGCGTAAAAAATATCTTTTATATCCCTGA
- a CDS encoding DUF6265 family protein, with the protein MKYFFLAGLLVLSLRLSAQAPHIKDLGFISGNWVMQHEWGDMEESWSTPMGNSMMGSFRCVKDGKPLFYEFMLIEQTDSMPVMYLRHFNPGSIGWEDKDKPHVYPLSLLEKNKVVFEKADKKLRLMFVRKDEQHLTITLDEDGKETVFDLRLK; encoded by the coding sequence ATGAAATACTTCTTTTTAGCAGGGCTGCTTGTACTATCCCTCCGCCTTTCCGCACAAGCTCCTCATATCAAAGACCTGGGCTTTATCAGTGGTAATTGGGTAATGCAGCATGAATGGGGCGATATGGAAGAAAGCTGGAGTACGCCTATGGGCAACAGCATGATGGGTAGTTTCCGATGTGTAAAAGACGGGAAGCCGCTTTTCTATGAATTTATGCTGATAGAGCAAACGGACAGCATGCCGGTAATGTACCTGCGCCATTTCAACCCTGGCAGCATTGGCTGGGAAGATAAAGACAAACCGCACGTTTATCCTTTAAGCCTGCTTGAAAAGAATAAGGTAGTATTTGAAAAAGCAGATAAAAAACTGCGGCTGATGTTTGTACGTAAAGATGAACAACATCTAACCATTACCCTGGATGAGGACGGAAAGGAAACCGTGTTTGATCTTCGCTTAAAGTGA